One Kitasatospora sp. NBC_01287 DNA window includes the following coding sequences:
- a CDS encoding RHS repeat-associated core domain-containing protein, whose amino-acid sequence MAVLAMALLAVPPTEAWAARRPHGKTWVPPDTPLGGGTRSVAGGNQVVSGPRPAAYPQPKQWQPAVATAPVAAATATVVLGADSAEARAAAAATGGGSPASAGLSAVPAGSSAVTLAQAADDTSTAHPVKVALAGPAGSKAAGVAGPLLTLTDADTGGPGHKVVVNLDLPALGDGLWADRAHLVQLPACALTTPDLAQCRQQTPLQSQLDPGSGTLSAEVALPQPAADHPAAAAGSAGAATAPAAAPMVLAATSGPAGSGGSYAATSLSPSASWGAGSNLGDFTYSYPIQLPGGLGGKAPAVALSYDSSAVDGMTSSTNSQSSWVGDGWSYSPGFIERSYKGCSKDGITNSGDLCWGGQNATLSLGGHSGTLVRDDATGVWHLQSDDGSKIEQLTGAPNGLNNGEYWKVTTGDGTQYWFGLDHLPGGDGTDPATNSAWGEPVYSPNSGDPCYSSTAGQGSWCTMGWRWNLDYVVDTHQNLLTYSYATETNNYSRGGGQNGGSGTLTSYVRGGYPTQIAYGQRLPEQVAAHGSVNPAVKVVFATAERCLPSGTITCAEDQRTTANAAYWPDVPLDQLCTTTCANTSPSFFTTKRLAGISTQVLVGSAYRTVDSWALTHSLPDPGDGTKPTLWLSSIQRTGSDGQPAQTLPAVSFAARELPNRVDGLVPAEPVFNRPRIQQITTETGGQINVVYSQPQCSRVNNTMPASEDGNTMACLPVHWYLPGSSSTDPVHDWFNKFTVTDVTEQDAVTGSLVKDTHYTYAGGAAWHRDDAEFTDPKTRTWDGFRGYQSVTTTTGSGFTGEAPRTQQTVTYLRGMDGDVKADGSEPGVSVPDPLGGSVTDSDWLAGTELATQEYDQAGGQVVAMSGSTSNGQQTTATHQQSGGMPPLVARYPASQLTSVSKEKLSNGSWRTSTTVAGSDPAHGNRETQVDDKGDGTAATPEICTTDSYATSAADPMLLTLLSEKKSVTGPCGTTATSANTQSDVRSIYDGQPFGQAGALAETTSSELLDHYDGSGNPVFANSARATFDLYGRPATVSEGDGSTYGASGSRLTGPDPAAPAATSATSYTPATGALPTRVTLTGPMGASWATTVDQDPGRGLPLVSTDANGHATTEQYDGLGRLAAVWLPQQATGKNPNFKYSYAINGLTGPSVVTSQTLNEDSTYSYTNQLYDGLGRLRQTQATSPTAASGRLISDVGYDSHGWEVKEAGPYYEKTSFPNSTIFLPQDSQVPSETWLTYDGRGQVVNSAFMSYAQLQWSTSTAYPGADRTDTTPPAGGSATSTFTDARGNTTALWQYHGGTPTGNAGDADVTSYTYTPSGQAATRTDAAGNTWSYGYDLMGRQTSQSDPDTGTSRTYYDVNSRIDHTVDAKGNTLAYTYDILGRKTAMYSGSVAPANELASWSYDTLAKGKPTGSTRYVGGAGGAAYSQALTGYDAAYRPQGSTVTIPAVEGALAGTYTTGYGYNNILGTLDHTDLPAMGGLPAETVSNVYDTSGNLQNSWGNDTLVHDVQYDAFGDPVRTTLGDYGTQVVSTQVYDAATGSVLSSFLDRQAGTSSVDQTNYTYDPSGQITSATDLQNASARDTQCYTYDYLGRLSQAWTDTGSVTTKPTGVWTDTSGTSYAKGNPASVPGIGGCANANGPATSAGTPSVGGPAPYWQSYGYDSTGNRTQLVQHDVSGNTANDVTTTQVFGTPGQPNTGSGGPHALLSSTATSPSGGTKKTTFQYDLLGNTTAITDTSGTTTLGWTGEDQLASVARTSQQGGTSYLYDADGNQLIRRDPGKTTLELGMDELTLDTASQSLSDVRYYPSPGGLTITRVTAATGGGTLVYQAADPHGTNGVQIDTSSAQTVTRRPLDPFGNPRGTQPSPGSWSGDKGFVGGIQDTATGLTNLGDREYDPVHGRFLNPDPLLAATSPQQWNGYAYSGNDPVDSSDPTGLCPADICGVGTPIGGTGSSPSNPVRYVDTGPEDPDNPDAGEVHHGHYVPPAPKPTTKSNGGGKSGGGGWRSWLKSAGHVVTSGAKAIASGAQAVSQATSSGAQWAWNHRADIGQAVVETIVYSGCIGGSLAGAAETGGASLLAVAGCGAAAGAAGAATYDLLSPDGPTTPGGVFKDVATGAAFGAASGVLSEGASAVGKAVLTKAAPMLGDAIDSALSKVGRACANSFPAGTQVLLADGSTKAINTVAIGDQVASADPQTGQSSGEAVTQTIVTPDDQAFTDLTFAVDGSGTTPAKGAVTSTQHHPFWDVTTQRWTDAADLTPGDRIAVDAAVGTATVTTVHNYRTAPETAYNLTVEDLHTYFVVADGIPVLVHNDACPLNIHFDGDPLCHCSPPAGSTGAAGTRAAAQEMPMKKGADEVSTALKDSESLLDAVSKGRVLGTNAVVGPKGGDAVPVDHQIDSSPSVMLILGAAVAKVVVLGVRRWRG is encoded by the coding sequence GTGGCCGTGCTGGCCATGGCGTTACTGGCCGTGCCACCGACCGAGGCCTGGGCCGCGCGGCGCCCGCACGGCAAGACCTGGGTGCCGCCGGACACTCCCCTGGGCGGTGGCACCAGGTCGGTCGCGGGCGGGAACCAGGTGGTGAGCGGGCCGCGGCCGGCCGCCTACCCGCAGCCGAAGCAGTGGCAACCCGCCGTGGCCACCGCCCCGGTGGCCGCGGCGACGGCGACCGTCGTGCTCGGTGCCGACTCGGCCGAAGCGCGCGCCGCCGCGGCGGCCACCGGCGGTGGCTCACCGGCCTCCGCCGGCCTCTCGGCCGTCCCCGCCGGTTCGTCGGCCGTCACCCTGGCGCAGGCCGCCGATGACACCAGCACGGCCCACCCGGTGAAGGTGGCCCTCGCCGGCCCGGCCGGCAGCAAGGCCGCCGGGGTGGCCGGACCGCTGCTCACGTTGACCGACGCCGACACCGGCGGCCCCGGCCACAAGGTGGTGGTGAACCTCGACCTGCCCGCCCTGGGCGACGGCCTCTGGGCCGACCGCGCGCACCTGGTCCAGCTGCCGGCCTGCGCGTTGACCACGCCCGACCTCGCGCAGTGCCGGCAGCAGACCCCGCTGCAGAGCCAACTGGACCCGGGATCGGGTACGTTGAGTGCCGAGGTGGCGCTGCCACAGCCGGCCGCCGACCATCCGGCGGCCGCCGCGGGCAGTGCGGGCGCCGCCACCGCCCCCGCCGCCGCGCCGATGGTGCTGGCCGCCACCTCGGGCCCCGCGGGCTCCGGGGGTTCCTACGCGGCGACCTCGCTCTCACCGTCGGCGAGTTGGGGCGCCGGGTCGAACCTCGGCGACTTCACCTACTCGTACCCGATCCAGCTGCCCGGTGGGCTCGGCGGGAAGGCGCCCGCGGTGGCGCTGTCCTACGACTCCTCGGCGGTCGACGGGATGACCTCGTCGACCAACTCGCAGTCCTCGTGGGTGGGTGACGGCTGGAGCTACTCACCCGGCTTCATCGAACGCTCCTACAAGGGCTGTTCGAAGGACGGCATCACCAACTCCGGTGACCTGTGCTGGGGTGGGCAGAACGCCACCCTCTCGCTGGGCGGGCACTCCGGCACGCTGGTGCGCGACGACGCCACCGGGGTCTGGCACCTGCAGAGCGACGACGGCTCGAAGATCGAGCAGCTGACCGGTGCGCCGAACGGCCTGAACAACGGCGAGTACTGGAAGGTCACCACCGGGGACGGCACGCAGTACTGGTTCGGCCTGGACCACCTGCCGGGCGGTGACGGCACCGATCCCGCGACCAACTCGGCCTGGGGCGAGCCGGTCTACTCCCCGAACAGCGGCGACCCGTGCTACAGCTCCACCGCTGGGCAGGGCTCCTGGTGCACCATGGGCTGGCGGTGGAACCTCGACTACGTGGTGGACACCCACCAGAACCTGCTCACGTACTCCTACGCGACCGAGACCAACAACTACAGCCGCGGGGGCGGGCAGAACGGCGGCAGCGGCACGCTGACCAGCTACGTCCGCGGCGGCTACCCGACCCAGATCGCCTACGGCCAGCGGCTGCCGGAGCAGGTCGCGGCGCACGGCTCGGTCAACCCGGCCGTGAAGGTGGTCTTCGCCACCGCCGAGCGCTGCCTGCCCTCGGGGACGATCACCTGCGCGGAGGACCAGCGCACCACCGCGAACGCCGCCTACTGGCCCGACGTCCCGTTGGACCAGCTCTGCACCACGACCTGCGCCAACACCTCACCGTCGTTCTTCACCACCAAGCGACTGGCCGGCATCTCGACCCAGGTGCTGGTCGGCTCCGCCTACCGGACGGTGGACTCCTGGGCGCTGACCCACTCGCTCCCCGACCCCGGCGACGGCACCAAGCCCACGCTGTGGCTCTCCTCGATCCAGCGCACCGGCTCCGACGGCCAACCCGCCCAGACCCTGCCGGCGGTCTCCTTCGCCGCCCGCGAACTGCCCAACCGGGTCGACGGACTCGTGCCGGCCGAGCCGGTGTTCAACCGGCCGCGGATCCAGCAGATCACCACCGAGACCGGTGGCCAGATCAACGTGGTCTACAGCCAGCCGCAGTGCTCGCGGGTGAACAACACGATGCCGGCCTCCGAGGACGGCAACACCATGGCCTGCCTGCCGGTGCACTGGTACCTGCCGGGGTCGAGCTCCACGGACCCGGTGCACGACTGGTTCAACAAGTTCACCGTGACCGATGTGACCGAGCAGGACGCGGTCACCGGGTCGCTGGTCAAGGACACCCACTACACCTACGCCGGCGGCGCGGCCTGGCACCGCGACGACGCGGAGTTCACCGACCCGAAGACCCGGACCTGGGACGGGTTCCGCGGCTACCAGTCGGTGACCACCACGACCGGCAGCGGCTTCACCGGTGAGGCACCCAGGACGCAGCAGACGGTGACCTACCTGCGCGGCATGGACGGCGACGTCAAGGCCGACGGCAGCGAACCCGGCGTCAGTGTCCCCGACCCGCTCGGCGGCTCGGTGACGGACAGCGACTGGCTGGCCGGCACCGAACTCGCCACCCAGGAGTACGACCAGGCCGGCGGCCAGGTCGTGGCGATGAGCGGCAGCACCTCCAACGGGCAGCAGACCACCGCGACCCACCAGCAGAGTGGCGGCATGCCGCCGCTGGTCGCGCGCTATCCCGCCTCCCAGCTCACCAGTGTCTCCAAGGAAAAGCTCTCGAACGGGAGTTGGCGCACCTCGACGACCGTTGCCGGCAGCGATCCGGCGCACGGCAACCGGGAGACCCAGGTCGACGACAAGGGCGACGGCACGGCCGCCACTCCGGAGATCTGCACCACCGACTCCTATGCGACCAGCGCCGCCGACCCGATGCTGCTCACACTGCTGAGCGAGAAGAAGTCGGTGACCGGGCCCTGCGGCACCACCGCCACCAGCGCCAACACCCAGAGCGATGTCCGCAGCATCTACGACGGCCAGCCGTTCGGCCAGGCCGGCGCGCTGGCCGAGACCACCAGCTCGGAGCTGCTCGACCACTACGACGGCTCCGGGAACCCGGTGTTCGCCAACTCGGCCCGCGCGACCTTCGACCTCTACGGCCGCCCGGCCACGGTCAGCGAGGGCGACGGATCCACCTACGGCGCTTCCGGCAGCCGGCTGACCGGTCCCGATCCGGCCGCGCCGGCGGCCACCTCGGCGACCTCCTACACCCCGGCCACCGGCGCGCTGCCCACCCGGGTGACGCTGACCGGCCCGATGGGCGCCTCCTGGGCGACCACCGTGGACCAGGACCCGGGCCGCGGCCTGCCGCTGGTCTCCACCGACGCCAACGGCCATGCCACCACGGAGCAGTACGACGGCCTCGGGCGGCTCGCCGCGGTCTGGCTTCCCCAGCAGGCCACCGGCAAGAACCCCAACTTCAAGTACTCGTACGCGATCAACGGTCTGACCGGCCCCTCCGTGGTGACCAGCCAGACGCTGAACGAGGACAGCACCTACTCCTACACGAACCAGCTCTACGACGGCCTGGGCCGGCTGCGGCAGACGCAGGCGACCTCGCCGACCGCCGCCTCAGGCCGCCTGATCAGCGACGTCGGCTACGACTCGCACGGCTGGGAGGTCAAGGAGGCCGGGCCCTACTACGAGAAGACGAGCTTCCCCAACAGCACGATCTTCCTGCCGCAGGACTCCCAGGTGCCGTCCGAGACCTGGCTGACCTACGACGGACGCGGTCAGGTCGTCAACTCGGCCTTCATGTCCTACGCGCAGCTCCAGTGGTCGACCAGCACGGCCTACCCGGGCGCCGACCGCACCGACACCACCCCGCCGGCCGGAGGCTCGGCCACCTCCACGTTCACCGACGCGCGCGGGAACACCACCGCGCTCTGGCAGTACCACGGCGGCACGCCGACCGGGAACGCCGGCGACGCGGACGTGACCAGCTACACCTACACGCCCTCCGGCCAGGCGGCCACCCGCACCGACGCGGCGGGCAACACCTGGTCCTACGGCTATGACCTGATGGGCCGTCAAACCTCCCAGAGCGACCCGGACACCGGGACCTCGCGGACCTACTACGACGTCAACTCCCGGATCGACCACACCGTCGACGCTAAGGGAAACACCCTCGCGTACACCTACGACATCCTCGGTCGCAAGACCGCGATGTACAGCGGTTCGGTGGCCCCGGCCAACGAGCTGGCCTCCTGGAGCTACGACACGCTGGCCAAGGGCAAGCCCACCGGCTCGACCCGCTACGTCGGCGGCGCCGGCGGCGCGGCCTACAGCCAGGCGCTGACCGGGTACGACGCCGCCTACCGCCCGCAGGGCAGCACGGTGACCATCCCGGCGGTCGAGGGCGCGCTGGCCGGGACCTACACCACCGGCTACGGCTACAACAACATCCTGGGCACGCTCGACCACACCGACCTGCCGGCCATGGGAGGCCTGCCGGCCGAGACGGTCAGCAACGTCTACGACACCTCGGGGAACCTGCAGAACTCCTGGGGCAACGACACGCTGGTCCACGACGTCCAGTACGACGCCTTCGGCGACCCGGTGCGCACCACGCTGGGCGACTACGGCACCCAGGTGGTCTCCACCCAGGTGTACGACGCCGCCACCGGCTCGGTGCTCTCCTCCTTCCTGGACCGCCAGGCGGGCACCAGCTCCGTCGACCAGACCAACTACACCTACGACCCGTCCGGCCAGATCACCTCCGCCACCGACCTGCAGAACGCCTCCGCGCGTGACACGCAGTGCTACACCTACGACTACCTCGGCCGGCTGAGCCAGGCCTGGACGGACACCGGCAGCGTCACCACCAAGCCCACCGGCGTCTGGACCGACACTTCGGGCACCTCCTACGCCAAGGGCAACCCGGCCTCGGTGCCGGGCATCGGTGGCTGCGCCAACGCGAACGGCCCGGCGACCTCGGCCGGTACGCCGAGCGTGGGCGGCCCGGCGCCGTACTGGCAGTCCTACGGCTACGACAGCACCGGCAACCGCACCCAGCTGGTCCAGCACGACGTCAGCGGCAACACCGCCAACGACGTCACCACCACGCAGGTGTTCGGTACCCCTGGTCAGCCCAACACCGGCTCCGGCGGTCCGCACGCGCTGCTCTCCTCGACCGCCACCTCGCCGAGCGGCGGCACGAAGAAGACAACCTTCCAGTACGACCTGCTGGGCAACACCACCGCGATCACCGACACGTCCGGCACCACCACGCTCGGCTGGACCGGCGAGGACCAGCTCGCCTCGGTCGCCCGGACCAGCCAGCAGGGCGGCACCAGCTACCTGTACGACGCCGACGGCAACCAGCTGATCCGGCGCGACCCGGGCAAGACCACCCTCGAACTGGGGATGGACGAGCTCACCCTCGACACGGCGAGCCAGTCGCTCTCCGATGTGCGCTACTACCCGTCACCGGGCGGTCTGACGATCACCCGGGTCACCGCGGCCACCGGCGGGGGCACCCTCGTCTACCAGGCGGCCGATCCGCACGGCACCAACGGCGTGCAGATCGACACCAGTTCGGCGCAGACCGTCACGCGCCGCCCGCTGGACCCGTTCGGCAACCCACGTGGCACCCAACCCTCGCCGGGCAGTTGGTCCGGTGACAAGGGCTTCGTCGGCGGCATCCAGGACACCGCCACCGGGCTGACCAACCTCGGCGACCGGGAGTACGACCCCGTCCACGGGCGCTTCCTCAACCCCGATCCGCTGCTGGCCGCCACGAGTCCGCAGCAGTGGAACGGCTACGCCTACAGCGGCAACGACCCGGTCGACAGCAGTGACCCGACCGGTCTCTGCCCGGCCGACATCTGCGGCGTCGGCACGCCCATCGGCGGTACGGGCAGCAGCCCGAGCAACCCGGTGCGCTACGTCGACACGGGCCCCGAGGACCCGGACAACCCGGACGCGGGCGAGGTGCACCACGGCCACTACGTGCCGCCCGCGCCCAAGCCCACGACCAAGAGCAACGGCGGTGGCAAGAGCGGAGGCGGTGGCTGGCGCTCCTGGCTGAAGTCGGCCGGCCATGTCGTCACCAGCGGTGCCAAGGCCATCGCGAGCGGTGCCCAGGCCGTCTCCCAGGCGACCAGCAGCGGCGCCCAGTGGGCCTGGAACCACCGGGCCGACATCGGACAGGCGGTGGTGGAGACCATCGTCTACTCCGGCTGCATCGGCGGTTCGCTCGCCGGTGCGGCCGAGACGGGAGGGGCGAGCCTGCTCGCCGTGGCGGGCTGCGGCGCGGCCGCGGGCGCGGCCGGTGCGGCGACCTACGACCTGCTCAGCCCTGACGGGCCGACCACCCCGGGCGGCGTCTTCAAGGACGTGGCCACCGGTGCCGCCTTCGGTGCCGCCAGCGGTGTGCTCTCCGAGGGTGCGAGCGCCGTGGGCAAGGCCGTGCTGACGAAGGCCGCTCCGATGCTGGGCGACGCGATCGACTCGGCGCTCTCCAAGGTCGGCAGGGCGTGCGCCAACTCCTTCCCCGCCGGAACCCAGGTCCTGTTGGCCGACGGAAGCACCAAGGCCATCAACACCGTCGCCATCGGCGACCAGGTGGCCTCGGCCGATCCGCAGACCGGGCAGTCCTCGGGCGAGGCGGTCACCCAGACCATCGTCACCCCCGACGACCAGGCCTTCACCGACCTGACCTTCGCCGTGGACGGTTCGGGGACGACGCCCGCGAAGGGTGCCGTCACCTCCACCCAGCACCACCCGTTCTGGGACGTCACCACCCAGCGCTGGACCGATGCGGCGGACCTGACGCCGGGCGACCGGATCGCGGTGGACGCCGCCGTCGGGACCGCCACGGTCACCACCGTCCACAACTACCGGACGGCCCCGGAGACCGCGTACAACCTCACCGTCGAGGACCTGCACACCTACTTCGTGGTGGCGGACGGCATCCCGGTGCTGGTGCACAACGACGCGTGCCCGCTGAACATCCACTTTGACGGTGACCCGCTCTGCCACTGCTCCCCGCCGGCGGGCAGCACCGGGGCCGCCGGGACCAGGGCGGCCGCGCAGGAGATGCCGATGAAGAAGGGAGCCGACGAGGTCAGTACCGCTCTGAAGGACAGCGAGAGTCTCCTGGACGCCGTCAGCAAGGGGCGCGTGCTGGGCACCAACGCGGTAGTCGGGCCCAAGGGCGGGGATGCGGTGCCGGTGGACCACCAGATCGACTCCTCGCCAAGTGTCATGCTGATCCTGGGGGCCGCCGTGGCCAAGGTGGTCGTGCTGGGGGTGAGGCGATGGCGCGGGTGA
- a CDS encoding alpha/beta hydrolase: protein MSRRILPAVLGVTALAGCGGSGGTTAAKSPAAPSVVASASAVAPSPSAAPTPSPSPTPTAHPTGAADPALQSFYGQQISWASCSADPDQQGTDLSVFQCGTAHVPLDYTNPAGDTIDIALIRKTAVQQGQRLGSLFFNPGGPGGSGIDYLSNTAVSQFKTLNQRYDLVGFDPRGVGRSTAVHCLDDAARDKFNAQDHATPTSMKDFESACAAGSGKLLPFVGTVNAARDLDVLRGVVGDQKLNYLGFSYGTYLGTVYAQEFPDRTGRLVLDGAMDPSVDALDADVQQQIGFEGVFEHFAADCVKQSDCPLGSDPQAAAKKAADFLDGLQEHPLTSAKSGRTLTSAEGWTGALGMLYGSAKDWDYLRIGLSQAMRLHSPDMMLALADNYNGRDEKGHYSNEADANMAINCADDGSAAPTDDQLQQALQQLHDKASYLNGRVTVDDLRIGLDCGAFPAHGTPPQAITAAGSAPILVVGSTGDDATPYAWAQHLAATLSQATLLTRDGDGHTAYDKSSCVQTAVNAFLLAGTMPAAGTHCSTDITG from the coding sequence GTGTCGCGTCGCATCCTGCCCGCCGTGCTGGGGGTCACCGCGCTGGCCGGCTGTGGCGGCTCCGGTGGCACCACCGCCGCCAAGAGCCCCGCCGCGCCCTCGGTGGTGGCCTCGGCCTCCGCCGTGGCGCCGAGCCCGTCCGCCGCCCCCACGCCCTCACCCTCGCCGACGCCCACGGCGCACCCCACCGGCGCCGCCGATCCGGCCCTGCAGTCCTTCTACGGACAGCAGATCAGCTGGGCGTCCTGCTCGGCGGACCCGGACCAGCAGGGCACCGACCTCTCGGTCTTCCAGTGCGGCACCGCGCACGTCCCGCTGGACTACACCAACCCCGCCGGGGACACCATCGACATCGCGCTGATCCGCAAGACCGCCGTGCAGCAGGGCCAGCGCCTCGGCTCGCTCTTCTTCAACCCGGGCGGCCCCGGCGGCTCGGGCATCGACTACCTCAGCAACACCGCGGTCAGCCAGTTCAAGACCCTCAACCAGCGCTACGACCTGGTCGGCTTCGACCCGCGCGGGGTCGGCCGGAGCACCGCCGTGCACTGCCTGGACGACGCGGCGCGCGACAAGTTCAACGCCCAGGACCACGCGACCCCGACCAGCATGAAGGACTTCGAGAGCGCCTGTGCGGCCGGTTCCGGCAAGCTGCTGCCGTTCGTCGGGACGGTGAACGCGGCCCGCGACCTGGACGTGCTGCGCGGGGTGGTGGGCGACCAGAAGCTCAACTACCTGGGCTTCTCGTACGGCACCTACCTCGGCACCGTCTACGCCCAGGAGTTCCCCGACCGCACCGGCCGGCTGGTGCTGGACGGCGCGATGGACCCGAGCGTGGACGCGCTCGACGCCGACGTCCAGCAGCAGATCGGCTTCGAGGGCGTCTTCGAGCACTTCGCCGCCGACTGCGTCAAGCAGAGCGACTGCCCGCTCGGCTCGGACCCCCAGGCGGCCGCGAAGAAGGCCGCCGACTTCCTGGACGGCCTGCAGGAGCACCCGCTGACCTCCGCCAAGTCCGGCCGCACCCTCACCTCGGCCGAGGGCTGGACCGGCGCGCTGGGCATGCTCTACGGCTCGGCCAAGGACTGGGACTACCTGCGGATCGGGCTCTCCCAGGCGATGAGGCTGCACAGCCCCGACATGATGCTGGCGCTGGCCGACAACTACAACGGCCGGGACGAGAAGGGCCACTACAGCAACGAGGCCGACGCCAACATGGCGATCAACTGCGCCGACGACGGCTCCGCCGCGCCCACCGACGACCAGCTCCAGCAGGCCCTGCAGCAGTTGCACGACAAGGCCTCCTACCTGAACGGCCGGGTCACCGTCGACGACCTGCGGATCGGCCTGGACTGCGGCGCCTTCCCGGCCCACGGCACCCCGCCGCAGGCGATCACCGCCGCCGGCAGCGCCCCGATCCTGGTGGTCGGCTCGACCGGCGACGACGCCACCCCCTACGCCTGGGCCCAGCACCTGGCCGCCACCCTCTCCCAGGCCACCCTGCTGACCCGGGACGGCGACGGGCACACCGCCTACGACAAGAGCAGCTGCGTCCAGACCGCGGTGAACGCCTTCCTGCTCGCCGGCACCATGCCGGCGGCCGGGACGCACTGCTCGACCGACATCACGGGGTGA